One region of Limnospira fusiformis SAG 85.79 genomic DNA includes:
- a CDS encoding DUF4335 domain-containing protein, with translation MLVTRQYTPPTCTLEVSANTSFFSRWKHESWDNFRFKLSFDDPRLSEYKYIAIEGDRHNLTNLYESINRYINDFLTASPLSEIDPISEESPDAENSLTTCSDFQIKPDGLLYHDLFLGNLAPSPSESFVHLSALQLFDVAAALRNCITEIEPFLTSESQPKRTSPAWLRTLMIIITTTGLFSGIINLSNYYRRDRHLISTPETPQISTSTTPPEPPPLPEFPMDEPPAPPQIEIQVAPDLPLVDTVPLTVPPPLFDQPPPSPELIPNIAPETDGIIIIPTEPVNRTPVNGTVNRTETPPPPTPLAPPPTPLFDIGTVPENISLPPLQNARVPETDTPENYAVQDIPEDSENAEPIAQLTKREPRIVSIRSLNNTVFDEIPQVAEVRSYFVKNWHPHKNLNRILQYRLQLNSQGAIDSITPLGSASVNWLPQIKFPSANQPFVSPMEDGKTAKIRVVLDPSGRVQTFLESHD, from the coding sequence ATGTTAGTAACCCGACAATATACCCCCCCTACCTGTACACTAGAGGTTAGCGCCAATACTTCTTTTTTCAGTCGCTGGAAACATGAGAGTTGGGATAACTTTCGGTTCAAACTTTCCTTTGATGACCCCCGTCTTTCTGAATATAAATATATCGCAATAGAAGGCGATCGCCATAACTTAACCAACCTCTATGAAAGCATCAACAGGTATATTAACGACTTTCTGACCGCTTCCCCCTTGTCGGAAATTGACCCCATTTCCGAAGAGTCTCCCGACGCGGAAAATTCCTTAACCACCTGTTCAGACTTCCAGATAAAGCCTGATGGTTTATTGTACCATGATTTATTTTTGGGAAACTTAGCGCCTAGTCCTTCGGAATCATTCGTTCATTTAAGCGCGTTACAGTTATTTGATGTCGCCGCCGCCTTGCGGAATTGCATCACCGAAATAGAACCTTTTTTGACCTCAGAAAGCCAGCCGAAACGCACCTCTCCCGCGTGGCTACGAACTCTGATGATTATTATTACTACCACGGGACTATTTAGCGGAATTATCAATTTAAGCAATTATTATCGTCGCGATCGCCATTTAATTTCTACCCCAGAAACTCCCCAAATTTCCACTTCTACAACCCCCCCCGAACCGCCACCACTCCCAGAGTTTCCCATGGATGAACCCCCAGCGCCGCCTCAAATAGAAATACAAGTAGCGCCAGACCTTCCCCTAGTTGATACAGTACCTTTAACTGTTCCCCCACCCCTATTTGATCAACCTCCCCCTTCCCCTGAATTAATCCCTAATATAGCACCGGAAACAGATGGGATAATTATCATTCCCACAGAACCCGTTAATAGAACCCCTGTTAATGGGACGGTTAACCGCACAGAAACTCCTCCCCCTCCCACACCTTTAGCGCCGCCTCCCACTCCCCTATTTGATATAGGAACAGTACCAGAAAATATTAGCCTTCCCCCCCTGCAAAATGCTAGAGTTCCCGAAACGGATACCCCGGAAAATTATGCAGTTCAGGATATCCCAGAAGACAGCGAAAATGCCGAACCAATTGCACAGCTAACTAAACGAGAACCTCGGATAGTCTCTATTCGTTCCCTGAATAATACGGTATTTGATGAAATTCCCCAGGTGGCGGAAGTACGGAGTTATTTTGTAAAAAATTGGCATCCTCACAAGAATTTAAACAGAATATTGCAGTATCGTTTACAACTCAATTCCCAGGGCGCGATTGACAGTATTACTCCCTTGGGGTCAGCCTCGGTTAACTGGTTACCACAGATTAAATTCCCATCAGCAAATCAGCCGTTTGTCTCACCTATGGAAGATGGGAAGACGGCGAAAATTAGGGTGGTTTTAGACCCCAGCGGTCGGGTTCAGACTTTCTTGGAATCTCATGATTAG
- a CDS encoding DsbA family protein, translating into MINSFQRRLPTLMVTMLCTLGILVNGCSSTPSSDFEQQVLQVIRNNPEVILESVQAYQEQQQNQLSQARSSFLQQMRSQPRAIIGDSPTLGAADAEIVLVEFSDFQCPFCRRVQGTIREFMNRHQDQVTLVFKHLPLSQIHSEALPAAKASWAAQQQGKFWEYQNALFEGQDDLGEALYEAIAISLGLDLEQFNRDRNSDGAIAAIEQDLQLARVLGISGTPFFIMNGETLSGAVDLSTLEETLAEVIARE; encoded by the coding sequence ATGATCAACTCTTTTCAACGCCGATTACCTACCCTGATGGTGACTATGTTATGCACCCTAGGAATTTTAGTAAACGGCTGTTCATCCACCCCATCTTCAGATTTTGAACAACAGGTTTTACAAGTAATTCGCAATAATCCCGAAGTGATATTAGAGTCGGTACAAGCCTATCAGGAACAGCAACAAAACCAACTCAGCCAGGCGCGATCATCTTTTTTACAACAAATGAGAAGCCAACCACGGGCGATTATTGGTGATTCTCCCACGTTGGGCGCAGCGGATGCTGAAATTGTTTTGGTAGAGTTTTCCGATTTTCAGTGTCCCTTCTGTCGTCGCGTCCAGGGAACGATTAGAGAGTTTATGAACAGACACCAAGACCAAGTTACTCTAGTGTTTAAGCATCTCCCCCTCAGTCAAATTCACTCGGAAGCGTTACCGGCGGCGAAAGCGTCCTGGGCGGCGCAACAACAAGGTAAATTCTGGGAATATCAAAACGCCCTTTTTGAAGGTCAGGATGACTTAGGAGAGGCGCTATATGAAGCGATCGCCATTTCCCTAGGTTTAGATTTAGAACAATTTAACCGCGATCGCAACAGTGATGGAGCGATCGCAGCCATTGAACAGGATCTGCAATTAGCGAGGGTTCTAGGGATTTCTGGGACCCCGTTTTTTATCATGAATGGGGAAACCCTATCTGGGGCTGTAGACCTGTCAACGCTGGAAGAAACCCTCGCAGAGGTCATCGCTCGCGAATAA
- a CDS encoding DUF3038 domain-containing protein yields MSDRIPSHWHSPKTPELTATQLDRMAVELRLVILALESLAEVTPETLRKAAQTLSLDVEYIQKWQSQKLTVEGGRSLVLVISYLARQNQALLRRAIALIEQLEAQNQDIREISLMRDYLDKFIQGYDQQFPVNRPIPEEDIIPFAKKLLIDLLFYSSPDGFGRFWSTLLMRSQARQRGYNINRSQP; encoded by the coding sequence ATGTCCGATCGCATTCCTTCCCATTGGCATTCACCTAAAACGCCGGAATTAACAGCCACACAACTAGACCGTATGGCTGTGGAATTGCGTCTAGTTATATTAGCTTTAGAGTCTTTGGCTGAAGTGACACCAGAGACTTTAAGAAAGGCGGCACAAACCCTGAGTTTAGATGTGGAATATATCCAAAAATGGCAATCCCAAAAATTGACGGTAGAAGGGGGGCGATCGCTAGTTTTAGTTATCTCCTATCTAGCTAGACAAAATCAAGCCCTGCTGCGTCGCGCCATTGCTTTGATTGAACAATTAGAAGCACAAAATCAGGATATCCGAGAGATTTCTTTGATGCGGGACTACCTGGATAAATTCATCCAAGGCTATGATCAGCAGTTTCCGGTTAACCGACCCATTCCGGAAGAAGATATCATCCCCTTCGCGAAAAAACTGCTAATTGATTTACTATTTTATAGCAGTCCTGATGGTTTCGGGAGGTTTTGGTCAACCCTGCTAATGCGATCGCAAGCTAGACAACGCGGTTATAATATTAATAGAAGCCAGCCCTAA
- a CDS encoding NB-ARC domain-containing protein: MTITELLKAVDRLVEKQRGKHLNDFEKVVIKGLWSGQTYSEIAEECGYHQNHVGDVSRQLFKILSQELEEDINKYNFCWTIERVVTSRQFNVVGLFNSNITWCNPHTLDDVNLSGSSQLNGDIETNYHDLHLAPKIVKFCDRTEELKTLSNWVLNENIPLISVLGLPGIGKTSLVKRFIDLNIDKFDAVIWKSLKIQPALDHNITSILTKMGYVNPNLSENETPLCQLLNSSILRAKKCLIILDDVQEIFNLGVFSGQYKTEHQGYQDLFRRIAETSHQSHFILLSQESSPDMLGYNDDFAIAKFLQLQGLKSINFLSDRGLKDKESWSKLIHLYEGHPGYLKDIAQLIKDIFAGKVSDFLAEPEIILTVEINRNLAVMLQRLSVIEQQILMQLSQTDQPRSRNDLKQSLSLSLTDLINGLQSLNRRHLIQITDEKTMLFNVSKVVRQYVRYCGSK, translated from the coding sequence ATGACTATTACAGAACTCTTAAAGGCTGTCGATCGCTTGGTGGAGAAGCAAAGGGGAAAGCACCTTAATGATTTTGAAAAAGTGGTGATTAAAGGTCTCTGGTCGGGTCAAACCTATAGCGAAATTGCTGAGGAATGCGGCTATCATCAAAATCATGTGGGCGATGTCAGCCGTCAGTTATTTAAAATTTTATCTCAAGAATTAGAAGAAGATATTAATAAATATAATTTCTGCTGGACAATTGAAAGGGTAGTCACTTCACGTCAGTTTAATGTAGTAGGTTTATTTAACAGTAATATTACTTGGTGTAATCCTCATACCTTAGATGATGTTAATTTATCGGGTTCGAGTCAGCTAAACGGCGATATTGAAACGAATTATCACGATTTACACTTAGCGCCTAAAATTGTCAAGTTTTGCGATCGCACTGAGGAACTCAAAACCCTGTCTAATTGGGTGTTAAATGAAAACATCCCCCTCATCTCAGTTTTAGGATTACCCGGTATCGGTAAAACCAGCCTAGTTAAACGATTTATTGATCTGAATATAGATAAGTTTGATGCGGTCATCTGGAAAAGTCTGAAAATTCAACCTGCTTTAGACCATAATATCACCAGTATATTAACTAAAATGGGTTATGTCAACCCCAATTTAAGTGAAAATGAAACGCCTTTATGTCAGTTGCTCAATTCCTCAATCTTACGTGCTAAAAAGTGCTTAATCATTCTGGACGACGTTCAAGAAATATTTAATCTGGGTGTATTTTCTGGACAATACAAAACTGAACATCAAGGGTATCAAGATCTATTTAGACGCATCGCCGAAACCAGCCATCAAAGTCATTTCATTTTGCTGAGTCAGGAATCGTCCCCAGATATGTTGGGGTATAATGATGATTTTGCGATCGCCAAATTTTTACAACTCCAAGGATTAAAGAGTATTAATTTTTTGAGCGATCGCGGCTTAAAAGATAAGGAGTCTTGGTCAAAGTTAATCCATCTTTATGAAGGACATCCCGGTTATTTAAAAGATATCGCCCAACTAATCAAGGATATATTTGCGGGGAAAGTCTCCGATTTTTTGGCGGAACCAGAGATAATACTAACAGTAGAAATAAACCGGAACTTAGCCGTTATGTTGCAACGTTTATCGGTGATAGAGCAACAGATTTTAATGCAGTTGAGTCAAACTGATCAACCCCGTTCACGAAATGATTTAAAACAAAGTTTATCACTATCATTAACCGATTTAATTAACGGTTTGCAATCTTTAAATAGACGGCATTTAATTCAAATAACAGACGAAAAAACTATGTTGTTTAATGTGTCTAAAGTGGTGAGGCAATATGTGAGATATTGTGGCTCAAAATAG
- a CDS encoding thiol-disulfide oxidoreductase DCC family protein has product MLYHVIYDGNCNLCSNLVQLLENLDRGERFSYIPMQDEAKLAQLNITPEDCLMGMILIDVNQPQRRWQGSDAAEEIGNILPGGELFVKAYRAMPGLKWAGDRIYEQVRDNRYQLFGKRDQTYESNYPSCFGNNQC; this is encoded by the coding sequence ATGCTATATCATGTAATTTACGATGGGAACTGTAACCTGTGCAGTAACTTGGTGCAACTGTTGGAAAATCTCGATCGCGGTGAACGTTTTAGCTATATTCCTATGCAGGATGAGGCAAAATTAGCACAGTTAAATATTACTCCCGAAGACTGTTTAATGGGAATGATTTTGATTGACGTAAACCAGCCACAACGACGATGGCAAGGTAGTGATGCCGCCGAAGAAATCGGTAACATTTTACCAGGTGGGGAGCTATTTGTCAAGGCTTATCGAGCAATGCCAGGGCTGAAATGGGCAGGCGATCGCATTTATGAACAGGTGCGGGATAACCGCTATCAATTGTTTGGAAAACGCGACCAAACCTATGAATCTAATTATCCCAGTTGTTTCGGGAATAACCAATGCTAA
- a CDS encoding radical SAM/SPASM domain-containing protein, which translates to MNNDTTLTDDTRLLAGFPAVYTHGYWAIFLPHRLQIIRVDGEHLNDELIRDFIITHGLSLPNCAHRCGSVGVNLTLVTTRACNLRCKYCFLGESKTETMSHTLGLAAVEYAIEQAIDRGQNVNVSYFGGEPTLNWSLIETTAELLASSRVQSNLHVTTNGIISQDMCSFFRDLNFSVTVSNDGIPEYNDKVRVFANGAGTSGQVQQTLANLVRLGVSFKVRMTVTAGNVETLPNAVAYYADLGVRFLHIEPMNSSQMQNDRTLAQPKVADFIRYLTHAFDVAREKGVEIINSAFIRLVEPRECYCDAASGNRLIILPDGTISRCFEVQSSCHPEWDLYAVGRFDTRAKRPLMFSDAMSLPVRPHECEFCFSRYICAGGCPVRNSYNQANYFCQIRRALLRDVIIRMDADGNSVRSEVNNSIHRG; encoded by the coding sequence ATGAACAATGACACAACACTGACTGATGATACAAGACTTTTAGCTGGCTTTCCCGCGGTATATACTCATGGTTATTGGGCAATCTTTCTGCCACACCGCTTGCAGATCATACGTGTGGATGGCGAGCATCTCAACGATGAGCTGATCAGGGACTTCATAATAACACACGGTCTATCACTTCCCAATTGTGCGCATAGATGCGGAAGTGTAGGGGTCAATCTAACACTCGTCACGACGCGAGCCTGCAATCTACGTTGCAAATACTGTTTTCTCGGTGAATCTAAGACTGAAACTATGTCGCACACGCTGGGTCTAGCAGCAGTAGAATATGCGATAGAGCAGGCTATAGACCGTGGTCAGAACGTCAATGTTAGTTACTTTGGTGGTGAGCCAACTTTGAACTGGTCTCTAATCGAGACTACAGCAGAGCTGCTGGCTTCGTCCCGTGTACAATCGAACCTTCATGTGACTACCAACGGCATTATTAGTCAAGATATGTGCAGTTTCTTTCGGGATTTGAACTTCAGCGTAACCGTTTCCAACGATGGGATACCGGAGTACAACGACAAGGTGCGGGTATTTGCAAATGGAGCCGGCACGTCAGGTCAAGTCCAGCAAACCCTTGCCAACTTGGTCAGACTTGGAGTTAGTTTCAAAGTTAGAATGACTGTAACAGCAGGTAATGTCGAAACTTTGCCAAATGCCGTTGCCTACTATGCAGACTTGGGAGTAAGATTCCTTCACATTGAACCCATGAACTCATCGCAGATGCAAAATGACCGTACCCTTGCTCAACCTAAAGTCGCGGACTTCATTCGTTACCTGACTCATGCGTTTGATGTGGCGAGAGAAAAAGGAGTTGAAATAATCAACTCTGCTTTCATAAGGCTTGTTGAGCCAAGAGAGTGCTATTGTGATGCGGCAAGTGGAAATCGTCTGATTATCCTTCCAGATGGGACTATTTCCCGCTGCTTTGAAGTGCAGAGTTCTTGCCATCCCGAGTGGGACTTATATGCAGTAGGACGGTTTGACACGAGGGCTAAAAGACCTCTGATGTTTTCTGATGCGATGAGTCTGCCTGTTCGTCCTCATGAATGCGAGTTTTGCTTCTCTCGGTACATCTGTGCTGGTGGTTGTCCTGTGAGAAATTCATACAATCAGGCAAATTACTTCTGCCAGATCAGACGAGCGCTATTGCGCGATGTGATAATCAGGATGGATGCTGACGGCAATTCTGTCAGATCGGAGGTTAACAATTCCATACACCGGGGGTAG
- a CDS encoding arginyl-tRNA synthetase, giving the protein MVSIIASFMENMVIKQSLIKSLGSGLRGLDPDFIGSVDIPVTRVPNGSRIRYISAIAMKLAAINSQSPAEIATLIVANQADKMVDDGIITTVLPSGMIQFDITDFGVVKWLENIRLHGLPITANSPDNQSLDSGLFPVQYIHARCCSLLRMAHRDRLISLVETEPIFTPFLWRLATPRDLPWLDDSGNLRLVHDAEKMLIGELIDGVDFWHYPPRKIDDKKVAMKITEQCDRFLRQCPIWGEVKLHHPQLSQARLGLIIVTQSILRFALQEKLGIIAPMEL; this is encoded by the coding sequence ATGGTGTCTATTATAGCAAGTTTTATGGAAAATATGGTAATTAAGCAAAGTTTAATCAAGTCCCTCGGCTCTGGATTAAGGGGGCTAGATCCTGATTTTATCGGTTCGGTTGATATTCCTGTGACTCGTGTTCCTAATGGTAGCCGGATTCGTTATATATCGGCGATCGCTATGAAATTGGCGGCTATCAATTCTCAATCTCCCGCCGAAATTGCTACTTTAATTGTCGCTAATCAAGCTGATAAAATGGTGGATGATGGTATAATTACCACCGTGCTACCATCGGGAATGATTCAATTTGATATTACTGATTTTGGCGTGGTCAAGTGGTTGGAAAATATCCGGCTCCATGGTTTGCCCATAACTGCCAATTCTCCCGATAATCAGAGTTTGGATTCCGGTTTATTTCCGGTTCAATATATCCATGCTCGTTGCTGTTCCTTATTGCGAATGGCTCATCGCGATCGCTTAATTTCTCTGGTGGAAACAGAACCAATTTTTACCCCTTTTCTGTGGAGGTTAGCCACCCCTAGGGATTTGCCTTGGTTAGATGATTCCGGGAATTTGCGGTTAGTTCATGATGCCGAAAAAATGCTGATTGGCGAGTTAATTGATGGGGTCGATTTCTGGCATTATCCACCTCGGAAGATTGATGATAAAAAGGTGGCGATGAAAATAACTGAACAATGCGATCGCTTTCTGCGCCAATGTCCGATTTGGGGAGAGGTCAAACTTCATCACCCCCAATTATCCCAAGCTAGACTAGGATTAATTATCGTCACACAGTCTATTTTGCGATTTGCACTTCAAGAAAAGTTGGGTATCATTGCACCTATGGAGTTATAA